The genomic region TACTAATTTTATAAGAATTGAAAATCAACGTAGACACGATTCTCATGATTACCAATATATAAATGATTTAGGTTTTAGTTTAGCGCAATGTTTGCTTAGTATTAAACCTTATACAAATTATATTTCATTTACTGCTTCTGGAGGAATTCGAAATCCACTAGATATAGTTAAAGCACTTTGTCTCGGTGCTGATAATGTAGGAATTTCAGGATATTTTTTACATATATTAATTAAATATGGAAAAAATGAATTAATTGAAACAATTGAAAAATTTAAAGAAGAAATAAAAGATATTATGGTCCTTTTAGGATGTAAAAACATTGCTGAATTACATGAAACAAAATATTTTCTAAGCCCTGAGCTTTTAACTTTTAAAAATCAATTATAAATAAAAAGACACAAGAATTACAATTCTTGTGTCTTTTTATTTATTTAAATCGAATTTTTTTAGGTATGAAATTTTTAACAATTCCATTTACTACTTTGCCAAATGAAAATGCTTTTTGATTACAAGTTAACAAATACCAACCATTCATAACCTGTACATCAATATTCACAGTTTCACCTCTCAAATATTTTGCCCATTGATCATTTGTAAATTCAATTTTTTTATTTGTATGTTCGGGATTCAAAGTAAGAGCTAAAGCATAACTTGGTTCAAATCTCTTTTTCTTAAATTCACCTAGGTATAAACCTGGGCGCATAAATTTTAGTTTACTGATATCTGGCCAATCATTTTTATAAAAATATAAATGATTATTGAATACTTTAAAATTATCAATATTTTGATTAGCTAAATCATCTGAAAAAGGTTTAATAAATTGTCGCCATAACTCAAACTCTGTTTTATTTAATTGAAAATTATTTTGTTTATTCCTTTTTCTTTTTTTCTTTTTAATTACTTTTTGTGGTTCTGTAGATTCAAATTTTGCAATAAACTGTCCTTCCCCTTTAAAATGATGTGGCATAAGACGAACACATTTAACGAGTTCTGGATTACCATTTGCAAAATCTGGTCTACCAGCATCCATTCCATCACATTTTTCAATATTAGCTAATCTTAAAGTTCTATAATTGTCTAAAATCCATTGTACTACTTGTTCATCTTCTTCGGGTGCAAAGGTACATGTGGAATAAATCAATTCTCCGCCTGGTTTTAAAACTTTAATTACATCACTTAAAATGTTTTTTTGGCGAACTGAACATTCATTTGGATAATCCTTGTGCCAATATTTAATTGCATCATGATTTTTTCTAAACATACCTTCTCCTGAACATGGAGCATCTACAATAATTTTATCAAATATTGGAGGAAAGTTTTGCGAAATATTTTCAGGACTTTCATTTAAAATAATTACATTTTTAGCACCAAATCGTTCTAAATTTTCCACTAAAATTTCTGCTCGCTTATGATTTATTTCATTACTTACTAATAACCCTTCATTATCTAATTGTTGAGCTATATGGGTAGATTTTCCACCTGGAGCAGCACATAAATCTAATATAAATTCTCCTGGTTTTGCATTTACAACTTGACCAACATACATAGCACTAACATCTTGACTATATACATAACCAGATTGATGTTCTAATGATTTTCCGTGTATTTGCCCATAGTACCCATTATTTATAAACGGAATTGGTTCTCCTAAGGACATGCTTATATCTTTATAATTCAATTTTAGTGAATTTATTCTAAAAGCTTTTTGAGTATCTTCATTTAAACTATCAAAAAAGCTTTGTGCTTCATTTTCCAATAATTTTTTATACTTTTCAATAAAGTCTTTTGGTAATTGCAACATAAAAATAGAAGTGGTCCCTTTATTACCACTTCTGCTCCTTTCTGGAATTAATATTAATATTTAATATTTAATTTACTGATTTTCTTACGTACGATTATATAGAAAATTAAACTTGACATTAAGTAAAAAATAACAATAAATGGAATTAATTGTATATATGTACTTAACGTAAATATCATTGTTCCTAATAACGTCCCTATTATGATACCAATTCCATTGTAAATTGTAAATGAACGCCATTCATTAAATATAACTCGCTTTTTATCTCTTAAAGAAAATAACTCTTCACGATAATCTTTATTTCCAGCAACTGTCCATAAGATTATTGCTGCTAGCATTGCAAAAATAATCAAAACTAATCCCATTAATTGAACAAAATGGTTAGATACCCATGATCCACTTTGAACAAATGTGTTCTGTTTATTAATTTTTTTAACACTTGCAGCATTAAATGTTTTTTTCAACATCTTTGTAGAAAAATCTTTACGTCCATCTATTTTAATTAGAAAATCATTGGACATTAGATTTTCCATAATTTCTTTTCCTCCAGCAATAAAAATTTGGTTATCTAATTTTGAATGAGTTTGATCACCCATAACACCTAATACTGGAATATAATAATTTCCATAATGCAAATATGCTTGATCTTTAGGTTTATATAATTTTTTACTTAAATTTTGACCTACAACAGCTACATTTACAATTGAATCAAAATCATTTTTAGAAAAAAAAGATCCTGAAATCATTGGCGGAATTGGAAAATTTCCCTTTCCATAAAAATAAGTTACATTTTTGTCTTTCTTTGATTGAAAATGTACTTGAACATTATTTATTTTAGAACATTCATTTAATTCATCAGTAAACTTACTTAATTTTTCATTTTCTTTTAAATTGATTTGATAAGTTTGTGCTGTTAAATTATGATTATTTAATTGTAATGTTAAATCTCGTTGATTAATCTTTGAGAAAATAAATACACATGCAAAAGAAAGAATCGCCGCATATAAGATCGTTAAAAAATTTTTTTTAGCCATAAACTACATCCTAACTGATTAAAATTAAACATTTCATTACTATAAATTAATCAGTAAAATATTCTACAAATTTATCTGCCATTTCAACAGTTGTATCAAATGATACTTTATGTCCTGCCCCTTCTGTAGTTGTCATAGTCACATTTTTAGCATATGGTTTTCCACTTACTTCATCATAAAATTTCTTAGTTAAATCATAAGGTACCATTTTATCATCTGTGCCATGCCAAAAATGTAATGGTCGTCCTGCAATCTTCTCTGGGTTTAATGATAAATCAATCTCATTTAATCCAGCAAGTTGCTCATGTATAAAGTCTTCAGGAATATTTTCAATACCAGGTAAATTATCTATTAATAATTTTGCAAATGCTACTGGATTAGGTGTTCCTTCTAAACATACTGCACATTTAATCCATGGATAAACAGTAAAAATTGCACAAGTAGTAATTCCACCCATTGATAGACCACTAACTGCAACTTTATTATCTAATATTAAGTCTTGTTGTGCATATAGTTTAACAAATTTTGGAAATTCTTCAATTGATTTTTCAATTATTTGCCAAAATTGTAATTGGTGATCTTTTGTTGGTCCATCAGCACGTTCTCCATGAAATAACGCTTCTGGTAATACAACTCTAAAACCTCTTTTGGCAATTTCATATCCTTGAGTTAGTACATTTTCCTTTCTACCAAGCCAACCATGATAAAAAATAATTAGTGGTAAAGGATCATCTATTTTGCTTTCTTCCACTATTTCTAAAAATGGTAAATTTTCATACATTTTGTGAGAAATTGAAATCATAAATTTGCTCCTTATTATTTATAGTTGATTAATTATATTAAACATTATAACGCTTTATTATAAATAAACTCTAGCATTTATAATGTGTTTGTGTTAATTTTATATTAATTACGATTTTACAAGGGAGGTATAATATTGAATAGAAAACTAATTGCATTAGATTTAGATGGAACAACCTTAAATAGTAACTCTGAATTATCTTTTAAAACTAAGCAAGTTTTAAAAAAAGCTCAAGATGCTGGCCATATTGTTTCAATAGTAACTGGAAGACCTAACCGAAATTCTGTTAATTATTATGATGAACTTAATCTAACAAGTCCCATGATTAATTTTAATGGCGCTTTAGGTCATATTCCTCACAAAAAATGGGACAAAGAGTATGAATTAACATTTAATAAAAAAATTGCATTTGAAATTTTAAAAGAAAAGGAAAATTTAGGAATCAAAGTAATAGCTGCTGAAGGGAAAAACTTAGCACTTGCCGATGTTCCCAATCATACTTGGGGAGATTATTTTCCTACTGCATTAACTTCAAATGAAGTTCTTAATAAATTTAATCTTAAACAAGACCCTACTTCAATGATGTTACTTGTAGATAAAGAAAAAAAGGAACTGATTGTTAACGAGCTAAACTCAAGTTTTGGTGATCGCATAAGCGTTGGTGTATGGGGAGGACCAAATCCAATACTAGAACTATCTCCACGAGGAATTAATAAAACATATGGTATACGGTATTTAGCAAATCATTTTAAAATTGAGCAAAAAGATATCATTGCATTTGGAGATGAACACAATGATGCTGAAATGCTTACATATGCCGGATGGGGAGTTGCTATGAAAAATGGAACTGAACAAATTCGTTCATTAGCAAATGATGTTACTTCTTTAGATAATGATCATGATGGTATGGCTTTTTATCTAGAAGATTATTTAGACTTGGCATAATAAAAAATAGTCTAAGAATTAATTTCTTAGACTATTTTTTTATTTTTCATCACTTTTTAAAACTCCGCCAACAGCATAACGATCTTTACGCATTTCTTCTAAAATGACATGTACATGTTCTGCTGGTGCACCTGTATTTTTAGTAACTGCATTAGTAATATCTTCAACAAGTTGTTTTAATTGTTCTTGTGAACGACCTTCAATTAATTCTACATGAACTAATGGCATAATAAACATTCTCCTTTCAATCTTCTTAGTATATGTTATCAAACAGAGCGATTAAAATCTAGATTTGAAAATATTATTAAGTCAAATTTTTAATTTAATTACAATCTTGATATAATTACCATAGAATATTTAATCGAAGTGAGGTTTTAGTAATGGCATATAATCAACAAAATTTATCTGCATGTACAAGCATCTTAGTTGGAAAAAAAGCTACTGCAGATGGTTCAACAATGATTGGTCGAAATGAAGATTTTAAAAGTGCATGGCCTAAACATATGACTGTTCATCCTCATAAAGAAAATCTTCAGAATAATCATTACACTTCTGCAGATAAAAATAGTAAATTTTCAATTGATTTACCTTCTACTAGCTTTAAATATACTGCTACTCCTGAATGGACTACCGAATATGGTTTAATGGAAGAAGACGGTATTAATGAATATAATGTAGCAATGAGTGCTACAGAAAGTGCATATGCAAATAAACGTGTTCTTGGATTTGATCCATTAACGAATGAAGGAATTGCTGAAGAAGCAATGATAAACACCGTTTTACCATTTATTAAATCTGCACGTGAAGGAGTTGCACGTTTAGGCTCAATCGTTGAGAAACATGGTGCAGCTGAAGCTAATGGCGTTTTATTTTCTGATGTAAATGAAGTATGGTATATGGAAATTGGCTCTGGACACCATTGGGTTGCCCAACGAATCCCTGATGACTGCTATGCTGTTGTAGCTAATCAATTATCTATACAAGAAATTGATTTTTCAGATTCAGAAAACTTTATGTATTCCAAAGATATTGAGAAATTTGTAAGTAAAAATCATCTTAATCCAAGTAATAATGGTTTTAATTTCCGTAATATATTTGGTACTCATACATTTTCTGATGAAATTTACAACACTCCTCGTGTCTGGGATGGACAACGTCAGTTAAATCCTGAAATTAAACAAGAACCAATGAGTGATGATCTCCCATTCATCAGAAAAGCTAACAGGCTAATTCATTTAGATGACGTTCAAAATGTCCTTGCCTCCCACTTTAAAGGAACAGAATATGATCCACTTGGAAATGGTCCAAAAGATTTAAAGAATAAATTCAGACCAATTAGTCTTGCAAAGACTCAAGAATCACATATATTACAATTACGTTCTAACGTCTCTTCGAAGTTAGCTGGTATTCATTGGCTAGCAATGGGAGTAGCTGCACAAAGTGTTTACGTCCCCTTCTATGCCAGTGCAACTGATGTTCACGAAGCTTATAAAAAAGGAGCTCAAGTATACTCACCTGATTCAGCATATTGGATTTATAAATTAGTTGGAGTTTTAGTTGATCCTCATTATCTTGAATTTGGTAAAATGCTGTCTGATGTCCAAGATGAACTTTATTCTAAATTTACTGAACTTATCTCAATAACAGATAAAAATGCAACTAGTCTTGATGAGCCACAATTGACTGAATATTTAACAAAACAAAGTATTAAAATTCAACAACTTGGAATTACAAAGATGAAAGAATTGACATATCAGTTAATAACAGAATCCACTGATATGTCAAAACTAAACTTTAAAACTGATTTAAATCTATAATTAAAGGAGTTTTAATTATTCAATGAAAATTACGCAAATTAATGGTGCAAGAGGTCTAATTATCAAATCATCAATAAAAAATGCTATTATTGACTCTGATGTAGAAAATGCTAGTGCTTTTGATGATGTTATCGTTACGCATTTATCATTAGATACTTTAAACATTATACAAAATAATTCTAATAAATTTCGAAGAATAAACTTGAGTCATGATTTAATGCTTTTATTACAAAAATTATGGCGTTATAATATTATTTCTCGTCCAAACGTAATGCCAAATTTTCGGATTTTACCTACTGGATACAAAACAAAATTAGGATTAGAATTTAATATCACTGCATATGACAATGATGATGGCTTAATTGGATCTATTGCAATTATAATTGAGGATACTGCTTCAGGTGAAAAATTAGGATACGTTCCAAATTTTATTACTCAAGGACAATATAAAAATAGAATTAAAAAATGGAAACGAATGTTCCGCGATGCACATTTAACTCAATTTACATCTTTTAATAGTAATATCAATCCAGATACTACCGCAACGCAGGTTAATTATTCAGAAAAAAGTTTTTCTGAAAATTTACCTTCTTTATTTTCTGACCTAACTTTACTTCAATCATGGTTAAAACCATTTAATCCAACACGATTAAATGAAATTAATGATTATTCTTTAAAACAAGATCAACCAATAATCTGGCAATGCAAAAGCGCAAAGTTATTAAATTATTATTTTCCAGATAATGATTTTTATTATATTGATGATGGTTCAGAGATTAATGAGAAACAAAAGAATCACTTAATATGTTATACAAAAGATGAAATAAAAAAAGATATGTTAGTTGAAAAAAAAGATCCAACACCGTTAATAAATCAAATTGATATTTATGCTAGAAAATTTAAACATTCGTTACCACAAAGCGATTTTTCAGACATTGTTAAAATGATTAAAGCACAAGAAACATATATGATTTAAGTTTCAAAGAAGGTTTTATTATGAATTTAGAAAAAATATTAATCAAGCATGCTCCTTCAAATAGGCCGTGTGGCATCCGAAATATTGAAACAATTGAAGAGATAAAAAATGAAAGTGGCTTAAATATTTCTGCATTAGCAGAAGCATTAAACGAATTACCTGGTGTGAAAACAATTGGTGGTAGTAATGAAATCGCATGTATTGAAATTGGAAAAGAATTTCCAACTAAATAAAAAAGAAGTATGATTTTCCTCATACTTCTTTTTTTATAAAGCAATGAATCTGATCATTTTAAAATTTTATAACAAATTAAGTAACAAATAATGTATCCTACACTAAAGAGGTGATGTTATATGCATATCCCACATTGTAAAAACAAAGGGAAAATTTTATCTGCAATTGTAAAAATTCCCTTTGCATGTAATGTATTTTTATTAGATTATAATAACTTAAAAAATTATTTTGATGGCTCAGAATATGTATTTTATGGAGGTAGATTTATTTTTAGTCCTGCCAGAGTGTCCGTCAATCAACCAGGAATTTGGTACTTACTTGTAAACGATGGAGAATGTGACAGTAGATACTCATATTGCTGGGAACAAAATTAACAACAATCACAAATTTGTAAACTTCTTTGCAAATTTGTGATTATTTATATTAAAAAAAGCTCCATTCCTATAAGGAATAGAGCTAATAATTAAATAGATTATTTAATTTGTGACATAACTTCGTCTACAAAGTTATTTTCTTGTTTTTCGATACCTTCACCGACTTCATAACGGTAAAATGCTTTAACTTTACCACCCTTTGAAGCCACATATTTAGCAACTGTTTGGTCACCATCTTTAACAAATGGTTGATCATCTAATGAAATTTCTGAGAAGAACTTGTTTAAGCGACCTTCAACCATTTTTTCAATGATTTTTTCTGGCTTACCTTCATTTTTAGCTTCTTCTGTTAAAACTTCTTTTTCGTGAGCAACTTCATCTGCTGGCACTTGGTCACGATTTACATATTTAGGATTGATAGCTGCAACGTGCATTGCTACATCCTTTGCAGTAGCTTCGTCTGCACCTTCTAAAACAGCTAAAACAGCAATACGTCCACCGTCATGTAAGTATGAACCAAAGTTATCATTATCTGATTTTTCAATTACTTCAAAACGACGTAATGTAATCTTTTCACCGATAACTTGTGTAGCTTCAATGAATTCATCGTTTAAAGTACCTTTTTCTGTTTTAATTTCTAATGCGGCTTCTACATTAGCTGGTTTTGCATCAGCAATTACTTCACCTGTGTGCTTTACTAATGCTTGGAATTTATCGTTTTGAGCAACAAAGTCTGTTTCTGCATTTACTTCAACGATTGCAGCTGTGTTACCTTTAACAACAACACTTGCTAAACCTTCAGCAGCTACACGATCACTCTTCTTTGCAGCTTTTGCAATACCTTTTTCACGTAAAAAGTCAATAGCTTTATCCATGTCGCCATCAACAGCAACTAAAGCTTTTTTAGCGTCCATCATACCAACGCCTGTTTTATCACGTAATTCTTTAACTTGTTGTGCAGAAATTTTTGCCATAGAACTACATCCTCCTAAATAAAATTTTATTTAAATAATAAATAATTAACATTCTAAAAAACTGTCTCAAAACAAAAGGCTTTGCGCCCACTTTGAGACAGCCATTTATTAAAAACTATTCAGCATCTGTATCGTTGTCGCCTTCAACAGCTTCTACGATATCTTCGATTGAATCTACTTGTTCGTCATCATCAACGAATGTTTCCACGTCAACGTCCACTTCATCTTCACCTTGACGACCTTCAATAATTGCATCGGCCATCTTTGAAGTAATTAAACGTACGGCACGAATTGCATCATCGTTTGATGGAATCTTAACATCGATTTCATCTGGATCAGCATTTGTATCAACCATAGCTACGATAGGAATATTTAATTTTTGAGCTTCCTTAACAGCAATACGTTCTTTGCGAGGATCTACGATGAAGATTACATCTGGGATACGAGGCATATCTTCAATACCACCAAGGAATTTTTGAAGACGATCGCGTTCTTTAACTAATAAAGCAACTTCTTTCTTTGGAAGACGTTCAAATGTTCCGTCTTCTTCCATCTTCTTGATATCCTTTAAACGTTTGATACGTTTTTGAATTGTATTCCAGTTTGTCAATGTACCACCTAACCAACGATGGTTAACGTAATATTGACCTGCACGTTTTGCTTCTTCTTCAATAGCATCTTGTGCTTGTTTCTTTGTACCAACAAATAAAATTACACCATCATCAGCTGCAGCATCTTTCATAAAATCATAAGCTTGATCAATTAACTTAACTGTTTTTTGTAAGTCAATGATATAGATACCATTACGTTCTGTGAAGATGTATTTCTTCATCTTAGGGTTCCAACGACGTGTTTGGTGTCCAAAATGTACACCAGCTTCAAGTAATTGTTTCATTGTAATAACTGACATTACAATACCTCCAAAATAGTTTGTTCCTCCCCT from Ligilactobacillus cholophilus harbors:
- a CDS encoding RsmB/NOP family class I SAM-dependent RNA methyltransferase, with the translated sequence MQLPKDFIEKYKKLLENEAQSFFDSLNEDTQKAFRINSLKLNYKDISMSLGEPIPFINNGYYGQIHGKSLEHQSGYVYSQDVSAMYVGQVVNAKPGEFILDLCAAPGGKSTHIAQQLDNEGLLVSNEINHKRAEILVENLERFGAKNVIILNESPENISQNFPPIFDKIIVDAPCSGEGMFRKNHDAIKYWHKDYPNECSVRQKNILSDVIKVLKPGGELIYSTCTFAPEEDEQVVQWILDNYRTLRLANIEKCDGMDAGRPDFANGNPELVKCVRLMPHHFKGEGQFIAKFESTEPQKVIKKKKRKRNKQNNFQLNKTEFELWRQFIKPFSDDLANQNIDNFKVFNNHLYFYKNDWPDISKLKFMRPGLYLGEFKKKRFEPSYALALTLNPEHTNKKIEFTNDQWAKYLRGETVNIDVQVMNGWYLLTCNQKAFSFGKVVNGIVKNFIPKKIRFK
- a CDS encoding alpha/beta fold hydrolase translates to MISISHKMYENLPFLEIVEESKIDDPLPLIIFYHGWLGRKENVLTQGYEIAKRGFRVVLPEALFHGERADGPTKDHQLQFWQIIEKSIEEFPKFVKLYAQQDLILDNKVAVSGLSMGGITTCAIFTVYPWIKCAVCLEGTPNPVAFAKLLIDNLPGIENIPEDFIHEQLAGLNEIDLSLNPEKIAGRPLHFWHGTDDKMVPYDLTKKFYDEVSGKPYAKNVTMTTTEGAGHKVSFDTTVEMADKFVEYFTD
- a CDS encoding Cof-type HAD-IIB family hydrolase, with the protein product MNRKLIALDLDGTTLNSNSELSFKTKQVLKKAQDAGHIVSIVTGRPNRNSVNYYDELNLTSPMINFNGALGHIPHKKWDKEYELTFNKKIAFEILKEKENLGIKVIAAEGKNLALADVPNHTWGDYFPTALTSNEVLNKFNLKQDPTSMMLLVDKEKKELIVNELNSSFGDRISVGVWGGPNPILELSPRGINKTYGIRYLANHFKIEQKDIIAFGDEHNDAEMLTYAGWGVAMKNGTEQIRSLANDVTSLDNDHDGMAFYLEDYLDLA
- a CDS encoding 2-hydroxymuconate tautomerase gives rise to the protein MPLVHVELIEGRSQEQLKQLVEDITNAVTKNTGAPAEHVHVILEEMRKDRYAVGGVLKSDEK
- a CDS encoding C69 family dipeptidase; translated protein: MAYNQQNLSACTSILVGKKATADGSTMIGRNEDFKSAWPKHMTVHPHKENLQNNHYTSADKNSKFSIDLPSTSFKYTATPEWTTEYGLMEEDGINEYNVAMSATESAYANKRVLGFDPLTNEGIAEEAMINTVLPFIKSAREGVARLGSIVEKHGAAEANGVLFSDVNEVWYMEIGSGHHWVAQRIPDDCYAVVANQLSIQEIDFSDSENFMYSKDIEKFVSKNHLNPSNNGFNFRNIFGTHTFSDEIYNTPRVWDGQRQLNPEIKQEPMSDDLPFIRKANRLIHLDDVQNVLASHFKGTEYDPLGNGPKDLKNKFRPISLAKTQESHILQLRSNVSSKLAGIHWLAMGVAAQSVYVPFYASATDVHEAYKKGAQVYSPDSAYWIYKLVGVLVDPHYLEFGKMLSDVQDELYSKFTELISITDKNATSLDEPQLTEYLTKQSIKIQQLGITKMKELTYQLITESTDMSKLNFKTDLNL
- a CDS encoding DUF1883 domain-containing protein; the encoded protein is MHIPHCKNKGKILSAIVKIPFACNVFLLDYNNLKNYFDGSEYVFYGGRFIFSPARVSVNQPGIWYLLVNDGECDSRYSYCWEQN
- the tsf gene encoding translation elongation factor Ts, with amino-acid sequence MAKISAQQVKELRDKTGVGMMDAKKALVAVDGDMDKAIDFLREKGIAKAAKKSDRVAAEGLASVVVKGNTAAIVEVNAETDFVAQNDKFQALVKHTGEVIADAKPANVEAALEIKTEKGTLNDEFIEATQVIGEKITLRRFEVIEKSDNDNFGSYLHDGGRIAVLAVLEGADEATAKDVAMHVAAINPKYVNRDQVPADEVAHEKEVLTEEAKNEGKPEKIIEKMVEGRLNKFFSEISLDDQPFVKDGDQTVAKYVASKGGKVKAFYRYEVGEGIEKQENNFVDEVMSQIK
- the rpsB gene encoding 30S ribosomal protein S2; translation: MSVITMKQLLEAGVHFGHQTRRWNPKMKKYIFTERNGIYIIDLQKTVKLIDQAYDFMKDAAADDGVILFVGTKKQAQDAIEEEAKRAGQYYVNHRWLGGTLTNWNTIQKRIKRLKDIKKMEEDGTFERLPKKEVALLVKERDRLQKFLGGIEDMPRIPDVIFIVDPRKERIAVKEAQKLNIPIVAMVDTNADPDEIDVKIPSNDDAIRAVRLITSKMADAIIEGRQGEDEVDVDVETFVDDDEQVDSIEDIVEAVEGDNDTDAE